The following are encoded in a window of Flavobacterium sp. WC2421 genomic DNA:
- a CDS encoding aromatic amino acid hydroxylase has protein sequence MNSIIESNPLLDRLPKHLKQFIKPQDYSDYTPINQAVWRYVMRKNVDYLAQVAHSSYLEGLKKTGIEIDNIPSMYGMNRILTEIGWAAVAVDGFIPPNAFMEFQAYNVLVIASDIRQLEHIEYTPAPDIIHEGAGHAPIIANPEYAEYLRRFGEIGCKAISSDKDYQMYEAIRLLSIVKEAEGTPQATIEAAEKAVEDLQNNMGELSEMAQIRNLHWWTVEYGLIGTVENPKIYGAGLLSSIGESAYCMTDQVKKIPYDISAANQSFDITKLQPQLYVTPTFAYLNLVLEEFANKMALRTGGLSGIEKLIHSGALGTIELSTGLQISGVFTKVIADEGKPIYIQTIGKTALASREKELVGHGTLTHAEGFGSPIGKLEGINLAIEDMSPKDLHAYDIIESKAVKLEFEGGITVEGEIVTGSRNLQGEIILIRFKNCTVTHGETILFQPDWGVYDMAVGKKVVSAFSGPADVNSFDLITHLPSSTTIKATHTAERDDLEILYQTVRIIRETHDIYASLSPIFHKLKVNHPKDWLLSVEIVELLKDRNDAPLLDEVLAHLEQLKLARPEVAHLITGGLDLIFEKAKA, from the coding sequence ATGAACTCAATTATAGAAAGTAATCCGTTATTAGACCGATTACCCAAACATTTAAAGCAATTTATTAAACCTCAGGATTATAGCGATTATACGCCTATCAATCAAGCGGTTTGGCGCTATGTGATGCGTAAAAACGTGGATTATCTTGCTCAAGTGGCGCATAGCTCGTATCTGGAAGGGTTGAAGAAAACAGGAATTGAGATTGACAATATCCCGAGTATGTACGGTATGAACCGCATTTTGACCGAAATAGGTTGGGCTGCTGTTGCCGTGGATGGGTTTATTCCGCCCAATGCTTTTATGGAATTTCAAGCGTATAACGTTTTGGTAATTGCCTCGGATATTCGCCAACTGGAACATATTGAATACACGCCTGCTCCCGATATTATTCATGAAGGTGCCGGTCACGCGCCTATTATTGCCAATCCAGAATATGCGGAATATTTGCGCCGTTTTGGAGAAATAGGATGCAAAGCGATTTCATCGGACAAGGATTATCAAATGTATGAGGCAATCCGACTTTTATCCATCGTCAAAGAAGCTGAAGGTACGCCACAAGCTACGATTGAAGCTGCCGAAAAAGCAGTCGAAGACTTGCAAAACAACATGGGCGAACTGTCTGAAATGGCTCAAATACGCAACCTACACTGGTGGACTGTGGAATATGGCTTGATAGGAACGGTAGAAAATCCAAAGATTTACGGTGCAGGATTGTTGTCGTCTATTGGTGAAAGTGCGTACTGCATGACGGATCAAGTGAAGAAAATCCCTTACGATATCTCAGCAGCCAACCAAAGTTTTGACATTACAAAACTACAACCCCAATTGTATGTTACGCCAACTTTTGCGTATTTGAATTTGGTTTTGGAAGAATTTGCGAATAAAATGGCATTGCGCACAGGCGGCTTGTCTGGAATTGAGAAATTGATTCACTCGGGCGCTTTGGGAACGATTGAATTGAGCACGGGATTGCAAATTTCGGGTGTTTTTACCAAAGTAATTGCTGATGAAGGGAAACCGATTTACATACAAACAATTGGAAAAACAGCTTTGGCTTCCCGCGAAAAAGAATTAGTAGGCCATGGTACTTTGACTCATGCCGAAGGTTTTGGTAGTCCAATAGGAAAACTGGAAGGAATTAACTTAGCGATAGAAGATATGAGTCCGAAGGACTTGCATGCCTATGACATTATAGAATCCAAAGCCGTTAAACTAGAGTTTGAAGGCGGTATCACTGTGGAAGGCGAAATTGTAACGGGTTCTAGAAACCTACAAGGTGAGATTATCTTGATTCGTTTTAAAAACTGTACGGTGACGCATGGTGAAACGATTTTATTCCAACCCGATTGGGGTGTTTATGATATGGCGGTGGGTAAAAAAGTAGTTTCGGCTTTCTCTGGTCCTGCCGATGTGAATAGTTTTGATTTGATTACCCATTTACCATCTAGCACCACCATTAAAGCGACACATACTGCAGAGCGCGATGATTTAGAAATTTTATACCAAACTGTTAGAATTATCAGGGAGACACATGACATCTACGCTTCGCTTAGTCCTATTTTTCATAAATTAAAAGTAAATCACCCAAAAGATTGGTTACTTTCGGTTGAGATTGTGGAGCTTTTAAAAGACCGCAATGATGCTCCACTATTGGATGAAGTATTGGCACATCTCGAACAATTAAAACTTGCCAGACCCGAAGTGGCGCATTTGATTACTGGAGGATTGGACTTGATTTTTGAGAAGGCAAAAGCATAA
- a CDS encoding DUF4230 domain-containing protein, protein MLKRLFVFIGLIVTVVLLFKFCEFKKADDATTIDGAGLIQQQIVNVGKLVVTEGHYSEVITYKNQEKYLMGMFSFDKKALIVVNADVTVAYDLHKMKYDIDEKNKTISIVYIPKEEIKISPDIKFYDVEQSKLNPFTGDDYNKINKSVKANLAKKMETSTLKSNAQNRLISELSKILITTSNLGWTLKYEGKVIESDKDLSQQIKL, encoded by the coding sequence ATGTTAAAAAGACTATTCGTTTTTATAGGTTTAATAGTAACAGTGGTGCTGTTATTCAAGTTTTGTGAATTTAAAAAAGCTGATGATGCTACAACTATAGATGGCGCTGGTTTAATTCAGCAGCAAATTGTAAACGTAGGAAAACTGGTTGTTACCGAAGGGCATTATTCGGAAGTAATAACCTATAAAAACCAAGAGAAATACTTGATGGGAATGTTTTCTTTTGATAAAAAAGCATTGATTGTCGTAAATGCAGATGTGACAGTGGCTTACGATTTACACAAAATGAAATACGATATTGATGAGAAAAACAAAACAATCTCGATTGTTTATATCCCTAAAGAAGAAATAAAAATTAGTCCTGATATCAAGTTTTATGATGTAGAACAAAGCAAGCTGAACCCTTTTACGGGTGATGATTATAACAAAATCAACAAGTCAGTAAAAGCTAATTTAGCTAAGAAAATGGAAACTTCCACATTAAAATCTAATGCTCAAAATCGCTTAATAAGTGAATTGTCTAAGATCCTTATTACAACCAGTAATTTAGGTTGGACTTTAAAATACGAAGGCAAAGTAATTGAAAGCGATAAAGATTTAAGTCAGCAAATAAAGTTGTAA
- a CDS encoding GSCFA domain-containing protein produces the protein MQFRTQIPIPKSNSLLDYNSKVISLGSCFAVNMAEKLDYYQFQNSCNPFGIIFNPVSIEKLVRFVVSEKQFTEEEVFFHNERWHCFDVHSDLSSNSKEELLMTLNSILKITKQQLLEASHIIITYGTAWIYRATESDEIVANCHKVPQKQFAKELLSIATITESISNTIQLIQSINPEAKFIFTVSPVRHIKDGFVDNQLSKAHLISALHASFDFRLSAVTYFPSYEIMMDELRDYRFYTEDMLHPSALAVDYIWERFKETNIAETAYETMDAVATIQKSLQHRAFNPASESHQKFESNLQAKISKMVSQYSFMKF, from the coding sequence ATGCAATTCAGAACCCAAATACCTATTCCTAAAAGTAATTCCCTCCTTGATTATAATTCAAAGGTGATTTCTTTAGGTTCTTGTTTTGCAGTCAATATGGCGGAGAAACTAGATTATTATCAGTTTCAAAACAGTTGTAATCCTTTTGGGATTATTTTCAATCCTGTTTCTATTGAAAAATTAGTTCGGTTTGTGGTTTCAGAAAAACAATTTACGGAGGAGGAGGTTTTCTTTCATAACGAACGTTGGCATTGTTTCGATGTTCATTCGGATTTAAGTTCCAATAGTAAAGAAGAGCTATTAATGACTTTAAACTCTATTCTAAAAATTACAAAACAGCAATTACTCGAAGCTTCTCATATTATTATTACCTATGGAACTGCATGGATATATCGTGCTACAGAAAGCGATGAAATAGTAGCGAATTGCCATAAAGTACCGCAAAAACAATTCGCCAAAGAATTGCTTTCGATAGCTACAATTACAGAAAGTATTTCTAACACTATTCAGTTAATTCAATCCATTAATCCAGAAGCAAAATTTATTTTTACCGTTTCGCCAGTGCGTCACATTAAGGATGGTTTTGTAGATAATCAACTAAGTAAAGCGCATTTAATAAGTGCGCTACATGCAAGTTTTGACTTTCGACTTTCGGCTGTTACTTATTTCCCGAGTTACGAAATCATGATGGATGAACTGCGTGATTATCGCTTTTACACAGAGGATATGTTACATCCAAGCGCATTGGCGGTTGATTATATTTGGGAGCGTTTTAAAGAAACAAATATTGCCGAAACAGCTTACGAAACAATGGATGCCGTTGCGACCATTCAAAAATCATTACAACATCGAGCTTTTAATCCAGCATCTGAAAGTCATCAAAAATTTGAATCCAATTTGCAAGCTAAAATCAGCAAAATGGTTTCCCAATATTCATTCATGAAATTTTAA
- the alaS gene encoding alanine--tRNA ligase, giving the protein MKSQDVRKQFLDFFQSKGHLIVPSAPIVLKDDPTLMFNNSGMAQFKEYFLGNATPKSNRIADTQKCLRVSGKHNDLEDVGFDTYHHTMFEMLGNWSFGDYFKKEALPFAWEFLTEVLKLDKDRLYVSVFEGNEAENVPFDQEAFDIWKQFVPEDRIILGNKKDNFWEMGDQGPCGPCSEIHIDLRSDEERAAVSGRSLVNADHPQVVEIWNNVFMEFNRKADGSLEKLPSQHVDTGMGFERLCMAMQNTTSNYDTDVFTPLIEKVEQITGLKYTSNEVKDISEEQNKTNIAIRVIVDHVRAVAFAIADGQLPSNTGAGYVIRRILRRAIRYGFTFLNTKEPFIFELVAVLANQMGEFFPEIKSQQNLVTNVIREEEVSFLRTLDQGLQLLENVITETKGKEVSGAKAFELYDTFGFPKDLTALILRERGLELDEAGFDIAMQEQKARSRAASEVSTEDWSVLIPGNVETFVGYDDTEADVKITRIRKVDSKKDGVLYQIVLDNSPFYPEGGGQVGDKGTLVSANETIQIIDTKKENNLILLFAKQLPENVNASFVAKVNTNLRTASAKNHSATHLMHLALRTVLGTHVEQKGSLVNPNYLRFDFSHFAKVTDEELQQVEDFVNARIQEQLPLIERRNIPFAQAVEEGAMALFGEKYGDHVRAIKFGDSMELCGGIHVKNTAEIWHFKITSEGAVAAGIRRIEAITSDAVKAFFASQENMLSEIKVALKNPQDSLKAVVSLQEDNAKLKKQLETLLKEKAKNMKGDLAKELKEINGIQFLAKQVDLNPEGAKDLAYELGNLGSNMFLVLATAEEGKPMLSCYISKELVADKGLNAGLVVRELGKYIQGGGGGQPFFATAGGKKVEGIQEALNKAVEFVK; this is encoded by the coding sequence ATGAAATCACAAGACGTACGTAAACAATTTCTAGATTTTTTTCAAAGCAAAGGGCATTTAATCGTTCCTTCTGCACCAATTGTTCTTAAAGATGATCCTACTTTGATGTTCAACAACTCAGGGATGGCTCAGTTCAAAGAGTATTTTTTAGGAAATGCCACACCCAAAAGCAATAGAATTGCCGATACGCAAAAATGTCTTCGTGTTTCAGGAAAACACAATGATTTAGAGGATGTAGGTTTTGATACTTACCACCATACTATGTTTGAAATGTTAGGAAACTGGTCTTTTGGCGATTATTTCAAAAAAGAGGCTTTGCCTTTCGCTTGGGAATTTTTAACCGAAGTTTTAAAATTAGACAAAGACCGTTTATACGTTTCAGTTTTTGAAGGAAACGAAGCAGAAAATGTCCCTTTTGATCAAGAAGCATTTGATATTTGGAAACAGTTTGTGCCAGAAGACCGCATCATTCTAGGGAATAAAAAAGACAATTTTTGGGAAATGGGAGATCAAGGACCTTGCGGACCATGTTCTGAAATTCATATCGATTTACGTTCGGATGAAGAAAGAGCTGCTGTTTCAGGTAGAAGTTTAGTAAATGCAGATCATCCTCAAGTAGTAGAGATTTGGAACAATGTATTTATGGAATTCAACCGCAAAGCGGATGGTTCTCTTGAAAAATTGCCTTCCCAACATGTGGATACCGGTATGGGATTTGAGCGTTTGTGTATGGCGATGCAAAACACAACTTCAAATTATGATACGGATGTATTTACGCCACTTATTGAGAAAGTGGAACAGATTACAGGATTAAAATATACTTCAAACGAAGTTAAAGACATAAGCGAGGAACAAAACAAAACGAATATAGCAATTCGCGTTATTGTGGATCACGTTCGTGCGGTTGCTTTTGCCATTGCTGATGGTCAGTTGCCTTCAAACACTGGTGCGGGTTATGTAATTCGTCGTATTTTGCGTCGTGCGATCCGTTACGGATTTACTTTTTTGAATACTAAAGAACCTTTTATATTTGAATTGGTTGCTGTTTTGGCCAATCAAATGGGTGAATTTTTCCCAGAAATCAAATCGCAACAAAACTTGGTAACGAATGTAATTAGAGAAGAGGAAGTTTCTTTCTTAAGAACATTAGACCAAGGATTGCAATTGCTTGAAAATGTTATTACTGAAACAAAAGGAAAAGAAGTTTCAGGTGCTAAAGCATTCGAATTGTATGATACTTTTGGTTTTCCAAAGGATTTAACGGCTTTGATTTTAAGAGAAAGAGGATTAGAGTTGGACGAAGCGGGTTTTGATATTGCAATGCAAGAACAAAAAGCGCGTTCTCGAGCAGCATCGGAAGTTTCAACAGAAGACTGGTCTGTTTTAATACCTGGAAATGTAGAAACATTTGTAGGCTACGACGACACAGAAGCAGACGTGAAAATCACCCGTATCCGAAAAGTCGATTCTAAAAAAGATGGCGTTTTATACCAAATTGTATTAGATAATAGTCCGTTTTATCCAGAAGGAGGAGGACAAGTAGGAGACAAAGGAACATTGGTTTCAGCAAATGAGACCATTCAAATTATAGATACTAAAAAAGAAAACAACCTTATTTTACTTTTTGCTAAGCAATTGCCAGAAAATGTAAATGCTAGTTTTGTTGCTAAAGTAAATACTAATTTAAGAACAGCAAGTGCCAAGAATCACTCGGCTACCCATTTAATGCACTTGGCATTGCGTACTGTTTTAGGTACACACGTAGAGCAAAAAGGATCATTGGTAAATCCGAACTATTTGCGTTTTGACTTTTCACATTTTGCAAAAGTAACGGATGAAGAATTGCAGCAGGTAGAGGATTTTGTAAATGCTAGAATTCAAGAACAATTGCCATTGATTGAACGTAGGAATATTCCTTTTGCGCAAGCGGTAGAAGAAGGAGCGATGGCACTTTTTGGAGAAAAATATGGAGATCATGTACGTGCTATAAAATTTGGTGACAGTATGGAATTATGCGGAGGAATCCATGTGAAAAACACGGCGGAAATCTGGCATTTTAAAATCACAAGTGAAGGAGCAGTTGCGGCAGGAATTCGTCGTATTGAAGCAATAACTAGCGATGCTGTAAAAGCTTTTTTTGCATCTCAGGAAAACATGTTGAGCGAAATTAAAGTAGCTTTAAAAAACCCACAAGATTCGCTGAAAGCAGTAGTTTCTCTTCAAGAGGATAATGCCAAATTGAAAAAACAATTGGAAACCTTATTGAAAGAGAAGGCTAAAAATATGAAAGGGGATTTGGCTAAAGAGTTGAAAGAAATCAATGGTATTCAGTTTTTAGCAAAACAAGTGGATTTAAATCCAGAGGGTGCTAAAGATTTGGCATATGAATTAGGAAATCTAGGAAGTAATATGTTCCTAGTTTTGGCTACAGCCGAAGAAGGAAAGCCAATGTTAAGTTGTTATATCTCTAAAGAATTAGTAGCTGATAAAGGCTTAAATGCAGGACTGGTGGTTCGTGAATTAGGGAAGTATATCCAAGGTGGAGGTGGAGGCCAACCCTTCTTTGCCACTGCAGGAGGAAAAAAAGTAGAAGGAATTCAAGAGGCTTTGAATAAAGCAGTTGAGTTTGTGAAGTAA
- a CDS encoding M23 family metallopeptidase has product MAKVKYYYDSENLAYRKIKTKKRWKFGFAILFLVASALFGVLSFVVLLNTPYFDTPKDRLLLREIENLKLNYAVLNKKMDEVDDVIVAIEDRDNNLYRTYFNTAPIPEEERKSGFGDVNRYVALEGYNNTQLVLNTTKRIDVLSKELAIQSKSLDYILKLAKEKNKLLSSIPAIQPVRNENLKRMASGFGYRTDPFTKARKMHEGMDFTAKTGSPIYATGDGVIAEANSNASGFGNHVVIRHGYGYETLYAHLSKYNCKAGQRVKRGDIIGYVGSTGRSEAPHCHYEVHKDGKVVNPLNFYYGNISAVEYVAISKLANQENQSLD; this is encoded by the coding sequence ATGGCGAAAGTAAAATATTATTACGATTCCGAAAATCTAGCATATCGAAAAATAAAAACAAAAAAAAGATGGAAATTCGGTTTTGCCATCTTGTTTTTAGTGGCTTCTGCATTGTTTGGCGTTTTAAGTTTTGTCGTTTTATTGAACACCCCTTATTTCGACACTCCAAAGGATCGATTGTTATTGCGTGAAATTGAAAATTTAAAACTGAATTATGCTGTTTTAAATAAAAAAATGGACGAGGTGGATGATGTCATTGTAGCTATTGAAGATCGAGATAACAATTTATACCGCACGTACTTTAATACTGCTCCGATTCCCGAAGAGGAAAGAAAATCAGGTTTTGGAGATGTAAACCGGTATGTAGCACTTGAAGGATATAACAATACACAACTGGTTTTAAATACCACAAAAAGAATAGATGTTTTGAGTAAAGAATTGGCAATTCAATCTAAATCTTTGGACTATATTTTAAAATTAGCCAAAGAAAAAAACAAGCTATTGTCATCTATTCCTGCCATTCAGCCAGTCCGAAATGAAAACTTGAAACGTATGGCTTCTGGTTTTGGATATCGAACAGATCCATTTACCAAAGCGCGTAAAATGCATGAGGGAATGGACTTTACAGCCAAAACAGGCTCTCCAATCTACGCCACTGGAGATGGTGTTATAGCTGAAGCCAATAGTAATGCTTCAGGTTTTGGTAATCATGTGGTCATTAGGCATGGTTATGGATACGAAACGTTGTATGCGCATTTAAGCAAATACAATTGCAAAGCGGGACAAAGAGTGAAGCGTGGAGATATTATAGGGTATGTAGGAAGCACAGGGCGATCTGAAGCGCCACATTGCCATTACGAAGTACATAAAGATGGAAAAGTGGTCAACCCACTTAATTTCTATTACGGAAATATATCGGCAGTGGAATATGTAGCCATATCAAAATTAGCCAACCAAGAGAACCAGTCACTGGATTAA
- a CDS encoding MerR family transcriptional regulator — protein MHIELSKDKRYYSIGEISKAFNVNASLIRFWDSEFDILKPKKNAKGNRMFTPEDVTNLQLIYHLVKERGFTLEGAKTHLKEGQKKTLDKFEIIRKLETIRTQLTNIKNQL, from the coding sequence ATGCATATAGAACTTTCAAAAGATAAAAGATATTACAGCATTGGGGAAATCTCCAAAGCTTTTAATGTTAATGCATCCTTAATTCGTTTTTGGGATAGTGAATTTGATATTCTAAAGCCTAAGAAAAATGCCAAAGGAAATCGAATGTTTACTCCAGAGGATGTGACCAATTTACAGCTCATTTATCATTTAGTAAAAGAAAGAGGTTTTACACTGGAAGGAGCAAAAACGCATTTGAAAGAAGGACAAAAGAAAACCTTAGATAAGTTTGAAATTATTAGAAAATTAGAAACGATACGAACACAATTAACAAATATTAAAAACCAACTTTAA
- a CDS encoding LemA family protein codes for MKRFLPWIIGAVVILGIYSWVKGINNTAVTLNQTVEQSWGDVQTAYQRRNDLIGNLVNTVKGAADFEKSTLTAVIEARAKATQVTVDPANITPEQLAEFNKAQSGVSSSLSRLLVTVEQYPDLKANQNFLKLQDELASTENQILTARTRFNEAVKPYNTHIKTFPNSLFAGMFGFKEKAYFNAVEGADKPVEVKF; via the coding sequence ATGAAAAGATTTTTGCCTTGGATTATTGGAGCCGTTGTTATTTTAGGAATATACAGCTGGGTTAAAGGAATAAACAATACTGCTGTAACATTAAACCAAACAGTAGAGCAATCGTGGGGAGATGTACAAACGGCTTATCAAAGACGTAATGACTTGATTGGAAATTTAGTTAATACTGTAAAAGGAGCAGCTGATTTTGAAAAAAGCACTTTGACTGCAGTAATTGAAGCTAGAGCAAAAGCAACTCAAGTTACAGTGGACCCAGCAAACATTACTCCAGAACAATTAGCTGAATTCAACAAAGCACAAAGTGGTGTTAGTAGTTCATTATCTCGTTTATTGGTAACGGTAGAGCAATACCCTGATTTAAAAGCGAATCAAAACTTCTTGAAATTACAAGATGAATTGGCGAGTACTGAAAATCAAATCTTAACGGCTAGAACTCGTTTTAACGAAGCAGTAAAACCATACAACACACACATCAAAACGTTCCCAAACAGCCTTTTTGCTGGAATGTTTGGATTCAAAGAAAAAGCATACTTTAACGCTGTTGAAGGTGCTGATAAACCCGTAGAAGTAAAATTCTAA
- a CDS encoding TPM domain-containing protein, which produces MSKVEDFLTQEEEQEIVEAIRVAEKNTSGEIRVHLEKTTELDPFDRALEVFNELKMDETQLKNGVLIYLAVKDKTFVICGDQGINEIVANDFWDSTKDIMVTHFKNGNFKQGLIDGILKAGEELKKHFPWSEDDTNELSNEISKG; this is translated from the coding sequence ATGTCAAAAGTAGAAGATTTTTTAACACAAGAAGAAGAACAAGAAATTGTAGAAGCGATTCGCGTGGCCGAAAAAAACACCTCTGGCGAAATAAGAGTACATCTTGAAAAAACGACAGAATTAGATCCTTTTGATCGTGCTTTAGAAGTTTTTAATGAATTAAAAATGGATGAAACCCAACTGAAAAATGGAGTTTTAATCTATCTAGCGGTAAAAGACAAAACCTTTGTGATTTGTGGTGACCAAGGAATTAATGAAATTGTAGCTAATGATTTTTGGGACAGTACCAAAGACATAATGGTTACTCACTTTAAAAATGGCAATTTCAAACAAGGTTTGATTGATGGTATTTTAAAAGCGGGTGAAGAATTAAAAAAACATTTTCCATGGTCCGAAGATGATACGAATGAATTATCAAACGAAATATCTAAAGGATAA
- a CDS encoding YgcG family protein, whose product MIISKSNTPLFFKLLICFFITQIGFAQYTIPKVPSEQTSVYDYANLLSASEKAQLEEKLIHYSDTTTTQIVVITIESLQNEDVSQLATKWAQTWGIGGTAKDDNGVIILVAKAERKIAINPGYGLEDRLTAGIGGEIIRNIITPEFKAGSYYNGLDKGTDALFDVFKGKYKGKRKQTQQKDFPILPFIVIIIIILVLISKNKGGGGGNSGNRGGRGPSLLDVIILSSLGRGGGGGFGGGSSGGGFGGGGGGFGGGFGGGGFSGGGSSGGW is encoded by the coding sequence ATGATTATATCTAAATCGAATACCCCACTTTTTTTCAAACTACTTATTTGTTTTTTTATTACTCAAATAGGTTTTGCACAATATACAATACCCAAAGTCCCTAGTGAACAAACCTCTGTTTATGATTATGCTAATCTTTTAAGTGCGTCAGAAAAAGCACAACTTGAAGAAAAATTAATCCATTATTCAGATACCACAACTACGCAAATCGTTGTTATTACTATTGAAAGTTTACAAAACGAAGATGTAAGTCAACTAGCAACTAAATGGGCTCAAACTTGGGGAATTGGAGGAACTGCAAAAGACGATAATGGAGTTATAATTTTGGTGGCTAAAGCCGAAAGAAAAATTGCAATCAACCCCGGTTACGGATTGGAAGATCGATTAACAGCGGGAATTGGAGGAGAAATAATTCGAAATATAATTACACCTGAATTCAAAGCCGGAAGTTATTACAATGGTTTAGACAAAGGAACTGATGCTCTTTTTGATGTTTTCAAAGGGAAGTACAAAGGAAAAAGAAAACAAACGCAGCAAAAAGACTTTCCAATTTTACCATTTATTGTTATTATCATCATCATCCTTGTTCTTATTTCTAAAAATAAAGGTGGCGGTGGCGGAAACTCTGGAAATCGCGGTGGTCGTGGCCCTAGTTTACTAGATGTCATTATCTTAAGTAGCCTTGGACGTGGCGGAGGCGGTGGTTTCGGTGGCGGTTCATCAGGAGGTGGATTTGGCGGCGGAGGCGGTGGCTTCGGTGGTGGCTTTGGTGGAGGAGGATTCTCTGGTGGAGGCTCTAGTGGAGGCTGGTAA
- a CDS encoding Rrf2 family transcriptional regulator has product MLSHKAKYALKALLFLAQQDENHISRTIEIAEEANIPKKFLEQILLDLKRGHYVGSKQGKFGGYYLLKSKNDITLADIYRLFDGAIALLPCASLNFYERCADCTSEHNCLLRSGLITVRDETLKAMEEITIASLVKK; this is encoded by the coding sequence ATGCTTTCACACAAAGCCAAATACGCACTAAAAGCGCTACTCTTTTTAGCTCAGCAAGATGAAAATCATATTTCAAGAACAATTGAAATTGCAGAAGAGGCCAATATTCCAAAAAAGTTTTTGGAACAAATCTTATTGGATCTAAAACGAGGACATTATGTGGGTAGTAAGCAGGGTAAATTTGGCGGTTATTATCTTTTAAAATCTAAAAACGACATCACTTTAGCCGATATTTATCGGTTATTTGATGGCGCTATTGCCCTTTTACCTTGCGCTTCTTTAAATTTTTATGAGCGATGTGCTGATTGCACCAGCGAACACAACTGCCTGTTGCGAAGCGGATTAATCACTGTTAGAGATGAAACTTTAAAGGCAATGGAAGAAATCACAATTGCTTCATTAGTAAAAAAATAA